The Montipora foliosa isolate CH-2021 chromosome 1, ASM3666993v2, whole genome shotgun sequence genome has a window encoding:
- the LOC137970590 gene encoding uncharacterized protein gives MAPEKTIGPSSTISFAGIELDSVLMEARLPPDKLVKCQDLISGFLRRRKVTLREVQSLTGFLNFACTVVVPGRAFLRRLIDLTIGIRHPHFLIRLTREVKEDLKVWQQFLSGFNGRSFFLSVDWANSHHLKLYTDASGAIGFGAVFGRHWCYGEWPMSWRHRNIAFLEFYPIVLSLHLWGHTIKNHRVLFFTDNEALVHVINKQTCRDKDLMFFVRKLVLVCLSYTICFKAKHVPGLQNKLADSLSRLQLQIFKQLAPAYMHRVICSR, from the coding sequence ATGGCACCAGAAAAAACAATTGGCCCTTCATCAACCATTTCATTCGCAGGTATTGAACTGGACTCGGTCCTTATGGAGGCCCGGCTGCCTCCGGATAAGCTAGTTAAATGTCAGGACTTAATTTCCGGTTTCCTCAGGCGTCGCAAGGTTACTTTACGTGAGGTACAGTCATTGACAGGTTTCTTGAACTTTGCCTGTACCGTAGTTGTTCCTGGTCGTGCATTTCTGCGTCGTCTCATTGATTTGACCATAGGTATTCGTCATCCTCATTTCCTTATCAGGTTGACTCGGGAAGTTAAAGAAGATCTTAAAGTCTGGCAGCAATTTTTGTCTGGTTTTAATGGTCGTTCCTTTTTTCTCTCGGTTGATTGGGCTAATTCACACCATCTCAAATTGTATACAGATGCATCTGGTGCCATAGGCTTTGGGGCTGTTTTTGGAAGGCATTGGTGCTATGGCGAATGGCCCATGAGCTGGCGTCATCGCAACATAGCCTTTCTTGAATTCTATCCCATTGTCCTTAGTCTGCATCTCTGGGGACATACTATTAAGAATCACCgcgttttgttttttactgACAATGAAGCATTGGTCCATGTTATTAATAAACAGACTTGTCGTGACAAGGACTTAATGTTTTTTGTGCGTAAGCTGGTCCTGGTTTGTCTTAGTTACACTATTTGCTTTAAAGCTAAGCACGTCCCAGGATTACAGAATAAGTTGGCTGATTCTTTGTCTCGGTTACAGTTGCAGATTTTCAAACAACTGGCACCAGCTTACATGCACAGAGTCATCTGCAGCCGCTGA